The following are from one region of the Prevotella communis genome:
- a CDS encoding Rid family hydrolase, whose translation MIQHIDYTNANADVFAFDRGEGVKEYHAIMHVTDCRLTFHTQLDALMNAYQQLIDGELKGTVAVFKRYFLSDAANQADEVAVADSSDCAKSIVEQAPLDGTKIALWVYLLTDVETRPLASELFEVRHGAYRHLWNASAHNMAANSEYQMRLLFNEYVMQLAQEGCTLEANCLRTWLFVNDIDLNYGGVVRARNQVFFTQGLTNSTHFIASTGIGGRMHDPNVLTMMDNYAVDGIKKEQITYLYAPTHLNRTSDYGVSFERGTRVDYGDRRHVLISGTASINNKGMVVHQKDVVKQTHRMWENVEALLSEADCTFDDVAQMIVYLRDGSDYAVVKELFQERFPNKPLVIVRAAVCRPDWLIEMECIAVKAIDNESFGKF comes from the coding sequence ATGATACAACATATCGATTACACTAACGCAAATGCTGACGTCTTCGCCTTTGATCGCGGCGAAGGAGTAAAAGAATATCATGCTATTATGCACGTGACAGACTGCCGTCTGACTTTCCACACACAACTGGATGCGCTGATGAATGCGTATCAGCAGTTGATAGATGGGGAACTGAAGGGAACGGTGGCCGTGTTTAAGCGCTACTTCCTGAGTGATGCGGCTAACCAGGCCGACGAGGTGGCAGTGGCCGATTCGAGCGACTGTGCCAAGAGTATCGTGGAACAGGCACCGCTGGACGGTACGAAGATTGCCTTATGGGTGTATCTGCTGACGGATGTGGAGACGCGTCCATTGGCAAGTGAGCTCTTTGAGGTACGTCATGGAGCCTATCGTCACTTGTGGAACGCCAGTGCTCACAACATGGCGGCCAACTCGGAATATCAGATGCGACTGCTCTTCAACGAGTATGTGATGCAGCTGGCTCAGGAGGGATGTACACTAGAGGCCAACTGCCTGCGTACATGGCTGTTTGTCAACGATATAGACCTGAACTACGGTGGCGTGGTGAGGGCTCGCAACCAGGTATTCTTCACGCAGGGACTGACCAACAGCACGCACTTCATTGCCTCGACGGGCATCGGTGGACGTATGCACGATCCCAACGTGCTGACAATGATGGACAACTATGCTGTGGATGGTATCAAGAAAGAGCAGATAACGTATCTCTATGCACCTACGCACCTGAACCGCACCAGCGACTATGGCGTGAGTTTCGAGCGCGGCACACGCGTGGACTACGGTGACCGTCGCCACGTACTGATATCAGGTACGGCGAGCATCAACAACAAGGGTATGGTGGTGCATCAGAAGGACGTGGTAAAGCAGACGCACAGGATGTGGGAGAACGTGGAGGCCCTGCTCAGCGAGGCAGACTGCACCTTCGACGACGTAGCCCAGATGATCGTGTACCTGCGCGACGGAAGCGACTATGCGGTGGTGAAGGAACTGTTTCAGGAGCGTTTCCCCAATAAGCCACTGGTCATCGTGAGAGCAGCAGTATGTCGTCCTGACTGGCTCATCGAGATGGAGTGCATAGCTGTGAAGGCTATAGACAACGAAAGTTTCGGGAAATTCTAA